One window from the genome of Drosophila albomicans strain 15112-1751.03 chromosome 2L, ASM965048v2, whole genome shotgun sequence encodes:
- the LOC117563332 gene encoding LOW QUALITY PROTEIN: acylphosphatase-2 (The sequence of the model RefSeq protein was modified relative to this genomic sequence to represent the inferred CDS: deleted 1 base in 1 codon) — MNTKIKTLNKAVGNGLTPITRLTTDIPGNKVTHDKKIYSSMFEIFGRVQGVYFRKHTLKKAKELGLNGWCMNTQNGTVKGILEGPQDLISEMKLWLQHKGSPRSIIEKAIFTPNEPIANYNFHSFTVRR; from the exons ATGAATACCAAAATTAAGACATTGAATAAGGCAGTTGGAAATGGACTGACACCGATTACCAGATTGACAACAGATATTCCCGGCAATAAAGTAACACACGACAAGAAGATCTACAGCTCGATGTTTGAGATCTTTGGCCGTGTGCAAG GAGTTTACTTCCGCAAGCACACTTTGAAA AAGGCCAAGGAACTGGGTCTCAATGGCTGGTGCATGAATACACAAAACGGCACCGTCAAGGGCATACTCGAGGGTCCGCAAGATCTAATCTCTGAAAT GAAACTGTGGCTCCAACACAAAGGCAGTCCACGCTCCATCATTGAGAAGGCAATTTTCACGCCAAACGAACCGATTGCCAACTACAATTTCCATTCGTTTACCGTGCGACGTTAG
- the LOC117563333 gene encoding uncharacterized protein LOC117563333, which produces MADKSVKSRPNPGIQFSSAAGSAETTRKMLLFKQLLKQELSRDRVRPRRNATVRYRSKQQQQL; this is translated from the exons ATGGCTGACAAAAGTGTAAA ATCTCGCCCAAATCCTGGCATACAGTTTAGCTCAGCAGCTGGCTCAGCGGAGACAACGCGAAAAATGTTGCTCTTCAAGCAGCTGCTGAAGCAGGAGTTGAGCCGAGATCGTGTGAGACCTCGAAGAAATGCAACAGTACGATATCggagcaaacaacaacaacaactgtaa